A window of the Arachis duranensis cultivar V14167 chromosome 5, aradu.V14167.gnm2.J7QH, whole genome shotgun sequence genome harbors these coding sequences:
- the LOC107487611 gene encoding branched-chain amino acid aminotransferase 2, chloroplastic encodes MRCTCASTSFSSFWYREMETSAVLTSFRLSFPICPSLHHSSSPSLKLQKQFLPPSHNHVPHHPSPLTLTPTPSLSNASYSQTVELADIEWDNLGFGLQPTDYMYIMKCPHGGTFSKGELKRFGNIELNPSAGVLNYGQGLFEGLKAYRKEDGNILLFRPEENALRLQMGAERMCMPSPTVDQFVESIKDTVLANKRWVPPTGKGSLYIRPLLMGSGPVLGLAPAPEYTFLIYVSPVGNYFKEGLAPINLIIENELHRATPGGTGSVKTIGNYAAVLKAQSVAKAKGYSDVLYLDCVHKKYLEEVSSCNIFVVKGNNISTPAIKGTILPGITRKSIIDVARSQGFQVEERLVSVDELLDADEVFCTGTAVVVSPVGSVTYLGNRVSYGEGIGAVSQQLYSVLTRLQMGITEDVMNWTVELR; translated from the exons ATGCGTTGCACCTGCGCCTCCACGTCCTTCTCTTCGTTCTGGTATAGAGAAATGGAGACCAGCGCCGTCCTGACAAGCTTTCGGCTCAGTTTTCCGATCTGTCCCTCCCTCCACCACTCTTCTTCTCCGTCTCTCAAG CTCCAAAAACAGTTTCTTCCCCCTTCCCACAACCATGTGCCGCACCACCCTTCTCCTCTCACTCTCACGCCTACTCCTTCTCTTTCAAATGCGTCGTACAGTCAAACCGTTGAATTAGCAGACATAGAATGGGACAACCTTGGATTCGGTCTTCAACCTACTGATTACATGTACATCATGAAATGTCCACACGGCGGAACCTTCTCGAAAGGTGAACTCAAACGCTTTGGCAACATCGAATTGAACCCCTCCGCTGGTGTTCTCAACTATGGCCAGGGTTTATTCGAGGGTTTGAAGGCATACCGTAAGGAAGATGGCAACATTCTTCTCTTCCGTCCAGAAGAAAATGCTCTTAGGTTGCAGATGGGTGCAGAGCGCATGTGTATGCCTTCTCCTACTGTTGACCAGTTTGTTGAATCTATTAAAGACACTGTTTTGGCAAACAAACGTTGG GTTCCCCCTACGGGTAAAGGCTCATTGTATATTAGGCCATTGCTAATGGGAAGTGGACCTGTACTTGGTCTTGCACCCGCTCCAGAGTACACATTTCTCATATACGTTTCACCTGTTGGAAACTACTTTAAG GAAGGTTTAGCCCCAATCAATTTGATTATTGAGAATGAATTACATCGTGCAACTCCTGGTGGCACTGGAAGTGTGAAGACCATCGGAAACTATGCTGCA GTTCTGAAGGCACAATCAGTAGCAAAGGCCAAAGGCTACTCTGATGTTTTATACCTTGATTGTGTGCACAAAAAATATCTGGAGGAGGTTTCTTCAtgcaatatttttgttgttaag GGCAACAATATTTCAACTCCTGCTATTAAAGGGACTATCCTACCTGGCATTACTCGAAAGAGTATAATCGATGTTGCACGAAGCCAAGGGTTCCAG GTGGAGGAGCGACTAGTCTCTGTGGATGAATTGCTAGATGCTGATGAGGTCTTCTGCACAGGGACAGCTGTGGTTGTGTCACCTGTAGGCAGTGTTACTTATCTTGGCAACAG GGTATCCTATGGAGAAGGTATTGGAGCAGTGTCCCAGCAACTCTATAGTGTCCTTACAAGACTACAGATGGGTATTACAGAGGATGTGATGAATTGGACTGTTGAGCTGAGATAG
- the LOC107487612 gene encoding transcription factor RAX3, giving the protein MGRAPCCDKANVKKGPWSPEEDAKLKSYIEQHGTGGNWIALPQKIGLKRCGKSCRLRWLNYLRPNIKHGSFSEEEDNIICTLYVSIGSRWSIIAAQLPGRTDNDIKNYWNTRLKKKLLAKQRKLDQPPPIPYCNSSSNSSSSSSSVPQLVVPPAPPSIHDYDFTSLISSFPQQHHLYPPPNMYHHQQGFESLLIDDDLSHLMACVVSNNQQMEVQQGFYGSTTSTESTTTTSWGPDMTSLVNYSSSPPPPPPPLLYQDDASPASRYFGMQML; this is encoded by the exons atgggaAGAGCACCTTGCTGTGACAAAGCGAACGTGAAGAAAGGGCCATGGTCGCCTGAAGAAGACGCGAAACTCAAGTCTTACATCGAGCAGCACGGCACAGGAGGCAATTGGATCGCCCTCCCTCAGAAGatag GACTTAAGAGATGCGGGAAAAGCTGTCGTCTAAGATGGCTGAATTATCTTCGGCCAAACATTAAACACGGTAGTttctcagaagaagaagacaacATCATCTGCACCCTGTATGTTAGTATTGGAAGCAGGTGGTCTATTATAGCAGCACAGTTACCAGGGCGCACAGACAATGACATCAAGAACTACTGGAACACCAGGCTCAAGAAGAAGCTCCTTGCAAAGCAAAGGAAACTAGACCAACCTCCTCCTATTCCTTATTGCAATTCCtcttctaattcttcttcttcttcttcttcagttcCACAACTAGTAGTACCACCTGCACCGCCTTCCATCCACGACTACGATTTCACCTCCCTCATATCCTCCTTCCCACAGCAACACCACCTTTATCCACCGCCAAATATGTATCACCATCAGCAAGGCTTTGAAAGCTTATTGATAGATGATGATTTGAGCCATCTCATGGCGTGTGTAGTGAGTAATAATCAACAAATGGAAGTGCAGCAGGGTTTTTATGGCAGCACAACTTCAACAGAGAGCACTACTACTACTAGTTGGGGACCTGATATGACCTCTCTCGTTAACTACtcatcatcaccaccaccaccaccaccacctttgCTTTATCAAGATGACGCTTCACCTGCTTCTAGGTACTTTGGAATGCAAATGCTATaa